Proteins encoded together in one Thermophilibacter immobilis window:
- a CDS encoding ABC transporter ATP-binding protein has product MSTKASILSVEHVGRVYDDEEDKRTVALEDVSFGVAEGEFVSLIGHSGCGKTTLLRLIAGLDDPQEGRLLLDGEPIAGSSPERGFVFQQGGLFPWLTVSQNIAFGLKARGTYDTRSADVDEYLRLIGLDGFGDSYPHQISGGMAQRVAIARSLINNPRVLLLDEPMGALDSFTRADLQDKLLALRERNHTTMILVTHDVDEAVYLSDRIVLMTPRPGRVSEEIRVDIARPRDRTSDGFLALRTRILDKLHLAGVGAEASDAAPADDAGLVATR; this is encoded by the coding sequence ATGAGCACCAAAGCGAGCATTCTGAGCGTCGAGCACGTGGGCAGGGTCTACGACGACGAGGAGGACAAACGGACCGTCGCGCTGGAAGACGTCTCCTTCGGCGTCGCGGAGGGGGAGTTCGTCTCTCTCATCGGCCACTCCGGCTGCGGCAAGACAACGCTCCTGCGTCTCATCGCCGGCCTCGACGACCCCCAGGAGGGCAGGCTCCTGCTCGACGGCGAGCCCATCGCGGGCTCGAGTCCCGAGCGCGGCTTCGTCTTCCAGCAGGGGGGCCTCTTCCCGTGGCTGACCGTAAGCCAGAACATCGCCTTTGGCCTCAAGGCTCGGGGCACCTACGACACGCGCAGCGCCGATGTGGACGAGTACCTTCGCCTCATTGGTCTGGACGGGTTCGGCGACTCGTACCCGCACCAGATCAGTGGCGGCATGGCCCAACGCGTCGCCATTGCACGCAGCCTCATCAACAACCCGCGCGTCCTGCTCCTCGACGAGCCGATGGGGGCTCTGGACTCCTTCACCCGCGCCGACCTCCAGGACAAGCTCCTTGCTCTGCGCGAGCGCAATCACACGACGATGATCCTCGTCACGCACGACGTGGATGAGGCCGTCTACCTGAGCGATCGAATCGTGCTCATGACCCCGCGCCCCGGTAGGGTCTCCGAGGAGATTCGGGTGGACATCGCGCGGCCCCGCGACCGCACGAGCGACGGGTTCCTGGCGCTGCGCACGAGGATCCTTGACAAGCTCCATCTGGCCGGCGTGGGAGCGGAGGCCTCGGACGCCGCCCCTGCAGATGACGCGGGCCTCGTCGCGACACGCTAG
- a CDS encoding M20 metallopeptidase family protein, translating into MSISAAAGNRKAEARGASAKDLVRLFRWFHENPELALEEVGTTERIRETLGGIDGVEPLDLGLPTGALARVVGDPAGPVVGLRADIDALPLREQSGLAYASHHEGRMHACGHDFHLTALLGAASLLSAQRDELPGTVILLFQPAEETSVGAREVVGTGRLQELGVQELFGEHVSAELPGGSISVDDGAISASVDRFLIRVRGRGCHAAHPELGRDPIPVTARLVGSLQDIPSRVVSPFAPVVLSVTRFTSGTTWNIVPETAELEGTVRTFDTAVRSVVEGEVRARAQALEAEGYVTSVDWYCGCSSVVNDPGLTELVRDVVRSQDGLTLVEEGPSTGGEDFSEYQGIARTVFLHTGVGESTPLHTPTFRADPAQLAPAARLLASIARAALEDLAAR; encoded by the coding sequence ATGAGCATCAGCGCCGCGGCGGGGAACCGCAAGGCAGAGGCGAGGGGGGCGTCCGCCAAAGACCTCGTGCGCCTCTTTCGCTGGTTCCACGAGAACCCCGAGCTCGCGCTCGAGGAGGTCGGGACCACCGAGAGGATCAGGGAGACCCTGGGGGGCATCGACGGGGTGGAGCCGCTCGACCTGGGCCTGCCCACCGGTGCGCTCGCCCGGGTGGTGGGCGACCCCGCCGGCCCCGTCGTGGGCCTCAGGGCCGACATCGACGCCCTTCCCCTGCGGGAGCAAAGCGGGCTTGCCTACGCGTCGCACCACGAGGGGAGGATGCATGCCTGCGGGCATGACTTTCACCTCACGGCGCTGCTCGGTGCGGCCTCGCTGCTCTCTGCACAGAGGGACGAGCTCCCCGGAACGGTCATCCTACTCTTCCAGCCGGCCGAGGAGACGAGCGTCGGCGCGCGCGAGGTCGTGGGGACCGGGAGGCTCCAGGAGCTGGGGGTGCAGGAGCTCTTTGGGGAGCACGTGTCAGCTGAGCTGCCTGGCGGCTCCATCTCCGTGGACGACGGGGCGATAAGCGCCTCGGTCGACCGCTTCCTGATCAGGGTGCGCGGCAGGGGGTGCCATGCCGCCCATCCCGAGTTGGGCCGCGACCCCATCCCCGTGACGGCGCGGCTCGTCGGGTCGCTCCAGGACATCCCGAGCCGCGTGGTGAGCCCCTTTGCGCCGGTGGTGCTCAGCGTCACGCGCTTCACCTCGGGGACCACGTGGAATATCGTGCCGGAGACGGCCGAGCTCGAGGGCACCGTGCGCACCTTCGACACCGCGGTGCGCTCCGTCGTCGAGGGAGAGGTCCGAGCTCGGGCCCAGGCGCTCGAGGCGGAGGGCTACGTGACCTCCGTCGACTGGTATTGCGGCTGCTCGTCGGTCGTGAACGACCCCGGGCTCACCGAGCTGGTGCGCGACGTAGTGCGCTCCCAGGACGGGCTCACCCTCGTGGAGGAGGGACCCTCGACGGGGGGCGAGGACTTCTCCGAGTACCAGGGGATTGCCCGTACGGTCTTCCTGCACACGGGCGTGGGGGAGTCGACGCCCCTGCACACGCCCACGTTTCGCGCCGACCCGGCGCAGCTCGCGCCCGCCGCCCGCCTCCTGGCGTCGATCGCGCGTGCGGCGCTGGAGGACCTGGCGGCAAGGTAG
- a CDS encoding diaminopimelate decarboxylase family protein, with protein MEAIENGTTEAAGARAERAKRPFVSREQLEKVALRHPTPFYLYDEALIRERVRRLQEAFAWNPGFKEYFAVKATPTPAIVALLAELGCGCDCASATELLLADACGVIGRNVMLSSNDTPPADFVHADRMGALINLDSYDMVACLADALGGRLPDVVCLRVNPGGTFAAANQIIGAPEDSKFGMTVEQTLAAAKELAAAGVREFGLHAFLASNAQGDGYYPALARILFELAVRVSRETGVDVTFVDLSGGVGVAYRPEERPVDIAAVGEGVRRAFERVLVPAGMGDVAIFSELGRWLLAPCGALVTRVIHEKVTYRDYLGVDACAADLMRPAVYGAYHHISVMGFEGAAPTRTYNVVGGLCENSDQFARDRPLPQVHIGDLLFVHDAGAHGRSMGYNYNGRLRSAELLLHEDGHVELVRRAETPEDYFVTVEVGALGERVRRKLEEARPPDA; from the coding sequence TTGGAAGCGATCGAGAACGGCACCACGGAAGCGGCGGGCGCGCGGGCTGAGCGGGCCAAGCGACCGTTCGTCTCGCGCGAGCAGCTCGAGAAGGTGGCGCTTCGCCACCCAACCCCCTTCTACCTCTACGACGAGGCTCTGATTCGCGAGCGCGTGCGCCGCCTGCAGGAGGCCTTCGCCTGGAACCCGGGCTTCAAGGAGTACTTCGCCGTCAAGGCGACGCCCACCCCGGCCATCGTGGCGCTCCTCGCGGAGCTCGGCTGCGGCTGCGACTGCGCCAGCGCGACCGAGCTCCTTCTCGCGGACGCCTGCGGCGTCATCGGCCGCAACGTGATGCTCTCCTCGAACGACACGCCTCCCGCGGACTTCGTCCATGCCGATCGCATGGGCGCCCTCATCAACCTGGACTCCTACGACATGGTCGCCTGCCTGGCAGACGCGCTCGGGGGGCGTCTGCCCGACGTCGTCTGCCTGCGCGTGAACCCGGGCGGTACGTTCGCGGCGGCCAACCAGATCATCGGCGCGCCCGAGGACTCCAAGTTTGGCATGACCGTCGAGCAGACCCTGGCCGCGGCCAAGGAGCTCGCCGCCGCCGGCGTGAGGGAGTTCGGGCTGCACGCGTTTCTCGCCAGCAACGCCCAGGGGGACGGCTACTATCCCGCGCTCGCGCGGATCCTCTTCGAGCTGGCCGTGCGGGTGAGCCGGGAGACGGGCGTGGACGTCACCTTCGTCGACCTCTCGGGAGGGGTGGGCGTGGCCTACCGCCCCGAGGAGCGTCCCGTGGACATCGCCGCCGTGGGCGAGGGGGTGCGCCGCGCCTTTGAGCGCGTCCTCGTCCCGGCCGGCATGGGCGACGTCGCGATCTTCTCGGAGCTGGGCCGCTGGCTGCTCGCCCCGTGCGGCGCCCTTGTGACCAGGGTCATCCACGAGAAGGTCACCTACCGAGACTACCTGGGGGTGGACGCCTGCGCCGCCGACCTCATGCGCCCGGCCGTCTACGGTGCCTACCACCACATCAGCGTCATGGGCTTTGAGGGGGCCGCGCCCACGCGCACCTACAACGTGGTCGGCGGGCTCTGCGAGAACTCCGACCAGTTTGCCCGCGACCGTCCTCTGCCCCAGGTTCACATTGGCGACCTGCTGTTCGTTCACGACGCGGGAGCCCATGGCCGCTCCATGGGCTACAACTACAACGGCCGGCTCCGCTCGGCGGAGCTCCTCCTGCACGAGGACGGCCACGTCGAGCTCGTCCGCCGCGCGGAGACCCCCGAGGACTACTTCGTCACCGTCGAGGTGGGTGCCCTCGGGGAGAGGGTCAGACGAAAGCTCGAGGAGGCGCGCCCGCCCGACGCCTAG